The following proteins come from a genomic window of Triticum aestivum cultivar Chinese Spring chromosome 6A, IWGSC CS RefSeq v2.1, whole genome shotgun sequence:
- the LOC123129040 gene encoding RING-H2 finger protein ATL1-like, which yields MDVEGAAGRGPVFPVPQRRAPATALLFPPPQTPFTPYYYSSSSSSSPATPSRLTHHVTLSLTSLPILVLTVLGILTTSALLLTYYVFVIRCCLTWHATTSDHDSGAPRSLVISLTRRRHRRNNTASDHELPVVHGPAPDEPRAGLGEPAIRALPAFRYSKAAKDDASECAVCLGEFQEGERVRLLPGCLHVFHAECIDTWLHDCANCPLCRAAITGTTGKQAPLVMDRPPRSEEVVIQVQAAGTGEEEDTVTRQQEDGAAASKSSAHFHGECSGGSSNEEAHCSR from the coding sequence ATGGATGTAGAAGGAGCAGCAGGCAGGGGTCCCGTCTTCCCGGTGCCGCAGCGGCGGGCCCCGGCGACGGCGCTGCTGTTCCCGCCGCCACAGACACCATTCACACCTTACTACTACTCGTCGTCTTCATCGTCTTCTCCGGCGACGCCGTCCCGCCTGACGCACCACGTGACGCTGAGCCTCACCAGCCTGCCCATCCTGGTGCTCACCGTGCTCGGCATCCTCACCACCTCCGCGCTGCTCCTCACCTACTACGTCTTCGTCATCCGCTGCTGCCTCACCTGGCACGCCACCACCTCCGACCACGACTCCGGCGCGCCCAGAAGCCTCGTCatctccctcacccgccgccgccatcgccgcaacAACACCGCCTCCGACCACGAGCTCCCCGTGGTGCACGGGCCCGCGCCCGACGAGCCACGCGCCGGGCTGGGAGAGCCGGCCATCCGGGCGCTGCCGGCGTTCAGGTACAGCAAAGCCGCCAAGGACGACGCGAGCGAGTGCGCCGTGTGCCTCGGCGAGTTCCAGGAGGGGGAAAGGGTGAGGCTCCTGCCGGGCTGCCTCCATGTCTTCCACGCCGAGTGCATCGACACTTGGCTCCACGACTGCGCCAACTGCCCGCTCTGCCGGGCAGCCATCACCGGCACCACCGGCAAACAAGCTCCGTTGGTAATGGACCGGCCGCCGAGAAGCGAGGAGGTGGTCATCCAGGTGCAGGCTGCCGgcacaggagaagaagaagacacaGTGACACGGCAGCAAGAAGACGGCGCGGCGGCCTCGAAGAGCAGCGCTCACTTCCATGGAGAatgcagcggcggcagcagcaatgAAGAAGCACATTGTAGTAGGTAG
- the LOC123129039 gene encoding protein KINESIN LIGHT CHAIN-RELATED 1 gives MALRRAASLVLRQRLRTLAPAPAPKPLNPLLPHPRRHYSPRPPPALPASARVLAEAAEEAFEAASTTTDLFAAFSRLENAVSPTDKRLALACLKLGQHLDSSASADPSRVLELALRSVGILEAGGARSSGASSDSDAVSLAMALHLAGSASLDLTRFHDALSFLSRSLRLLTPLLPAKDAAVGDEGGDSDAEGFDVRPVAHAVRLQLANVKTALGRREEALADLRASVELKESILPPGSRELGAAYRDLAEAHASVLDFKQALPFCQKALELHESTLGKNSVELAHDRRLLGVIYTGLEQHEQALEQNEMSQKVMKKWGVAGADLIHAEIDAANIKIAMGKFDEAIRVLKAVAKKVEKDSDARALVFISMAKALANQEKVGHTKRCLEIACDILEKKEVSEPDKVAEAYLEVSSLYEMVNEFDKAISLMKRSLGMLERIPQSQHLEGNVAAKIGWLLLLTGKVTESVPYLEDAVERMKESFGPKHYGVGYVYNNLGAAYMEMDRPQSAAQMFALAKEVMDVSLGPHHSDTIETCQSLANAYNTMGSYALAMEFQKRVIDSWRNHGPSGADELREAIRLYEQIKIKALAFMSPGVEAIALPEPQEQEVDSDPAKIAQQ, from the exons atggcgctACGCAGAGCGGCCTCCCTCGTCCTCAGGCAGCGCCTCCGGACCCTCGCCCCCGCTCCCGCGCCCAAGCCCCTAAACCCTCTGCTCCCGCATCCCCGCCGCCACTACTCCCCGCGGCCGCCGCCCGCGCTCCCCGCGTCCGCCCGCGTCCTCGCGGAGGCGGCCGAGGAAGCGTTCGAGGCGGCCTCCACCACCACCGACCTCTTCGCCGCCTTCTCCCGCCTCGAGAACGCCGTCTCGCCCACCGACAAGCGGCTCGCCCTCGCCTGCCTCAAGCTCGGCCAGCACCTCGACTCCTCGGCCTCCGCCGACCCCTCCCGCGTCCTCGAGCTCGCGCTCCGCTCCGTCGGgatcctcgaggccgggggcgccAGGTCCTCCGGGGCGTCGTCGGACTCCGACGCCGTCTCGCTCGCCATGGCCCTCCACCTCGCCGGCTCCGCCTCCCTCGATCTCACCCGCTTCCACGAtgccctctccttcctctcccgctCCCTCCGCCTCCTCACCCCGCTTCTCCCGGCTAAAGACGCCGCCGTTGGGGATGAGGGCGGCGACTCCGATGCCGAAGGGTTCGACGTGAGGCCCGTGGCCCACGCTGTGCGGCTGCAGCTCGCCAACGTGAAGACGGCGCTGGGGAGGCGGGAGGAGGCGCTCGCCGACCTGCGCGCCAGCGTGGAGCTCAAGGAGTCCATCCTGCCGCCGGGCAGCCGGGAGCTCGGCGCGGCCTACCGGGACCTGGCGGAGGCGCACGCCTCCGTGCTTGACTTCAAGCAGGCGCTGCCCTTCTGCCAGAAGGCGCTGGAGCTGCACGAGTCGACGCTGGGCAAGAACTCGGTGGAGCTTGCGCACGACAGGCGGCTGCTCGGTGTGATATACACTGGCCTGGAGCAGCACGAACAGGCGCTCGAGCAGAATGAGATGTCCCAGAAAGTGATGAAGAAGTGGGGCGTGGCCGGCGCCGATCTCATTCATGCTGAGATTGACGCGGCAAACATCAAGATTGCGATGGGGAAGTTTGATGAGGCCATAAGGGTGCTAAAGGCTGTCGCTAAGAAGGTGGAGAAGGACAGCGATGCGCGAGCTCTAGTGTTCATATCGATGGCCAAGGCGCTCGCCAACCAGGAGAAGGTCGGGCACACCAAGAGGTGCTTGGAGATCGCTTGCGACATTCTAGAAAAGAAGGAAGTGTCTGAACCTGACAAGGTGGCCGAAGCGTATCTTGAAGTGTCCTCACTGTACGAGATGGTGAACGAATTTGACAAGGCAATATCTTTGATGAAGAGGAGTTTGGGGATGCTCGAGAGGATCCCTCAATCACAACACTTGGAGGGGAATGTCGCAGCTAAGATTGGATGGCTATTGCTTCTGACAGGGAAGGTGACCGAGTCCGTCCCATATTTGGAGGATGCAGTGGAGAGGATGAAAGAAAGTTTTGGGCCGAAGCATTATGGGGTAGGGTATGTGTATAACAACCTGGGGGCTGCGTACATGGAGATGGACCGCCCCCAGTCTGCTGCACAGATGTTTGCACTGGCAAAGGAAGTCATGGATGTTTCCTTAGGGCCTCACCATTCAGATACAATTGAGACCTGCCAGAGCCTCGCCAATGCATACAACACGATGGGAAG CTATGCCCTGGCTATGGAGTTCCAAAAGCGAGTGATTGATTCATGGCGAAACCATGGTCCCAGTGGTGCGGACGAGCTCAGGGAAGCCATTCGTCTCTACGAGCAGATCAAGATAAAGGCCCTAGCATTCATGTCACCTGGTGTTGAAGCAATTGCGTTGCCTGAACCTCAGGAACAGGAAGTCGATTCTGATCCGGCGAAAATCGCACAACAGTAA
- the LOC123129041 gene encoding coumaroyl-CoA:anthocyanidin 3-O-glucoside-6''-O-coumaroyltransferase 2: MTAINNRKTHTHTTATDGQRAGGRERASSSDLPTTTSDQQFGLFGEVREFGGSESLKLPSFPHSPSTNAGKKSRGGARGDLESSSLPPMATRVLDTLAVAAEDGCGGSGAALPLTFFDVPWIFTGPVERVFFYPYPHPPEQFRAALLPRLVSSLSAALGKFYPLLGRVRPCPDGGGYEFFLPAGGGGGGDTVELTVAESEDDFDELSGDGPRDVARLYSLVPRLPVVEGSGDGGFALAAVQVTVFAGRGVAVGVSIHHVACDDSSYMHFVKTWAGHCRLASGGEDAGAALPPPPFLDRAVIADPRGLAARTLDEMRQLAANGPPPPPPAPVGPPPKLVIRSFTLARGCIDKLKQRVAADAKDATTHCSAFTVACAFAWACLARSCSADAPSPASDERAHLLFSVECRRRLSPPVPQEYLGNCLRPCFVEVSTRDLLGADGVTAAAAAIGAAIRALDGDGVLAGAEGWFQKILSLVPRRPMSVGGSPRYGVYDTDFGLGRPSKVELVSIDKTPGTVSLAEGTDGQRGIEVGVALPEADMARFAASFSDGLQQL; the protein is encoded by the coding sequence ATGACAGCAATAAACAACAGGAAGACACACACGCACACGACAGCGACCGACGGACAGAGAGCCGGAGGGAGGGAGCGGGCGAGCTCATCTGATCTGCCAACCACCACCAGCGACCAGCAATTTGGATTGTTCGGTGAGGTGCGTGAGTTTGGTGGATCTGAATCGCTAAAGCTCCCATCTTTCCcccactccccctccaccaacgcCGGCAAGAAGAGCAGGGGAGGAGCACGCGGGGATCTCGAGTCGAGCTCCCTCCCTCCCATGGCCACCAGGGTCCTCGACACGCTCGCCGTCGCGGCGGAGGACGGCTGCGGGGGCAGCGGCGCCGCGCTGCCGCTCACCTTCTTCGACGTGCCCTGGATCTTCACCGGCCCCGTGGAGCGCGTCTTCTTCTACCCCTACCCGCACCCGCCCGAGCAGTTCCGGGCCGCCCTCCTGCCGCGCCTCGTCTCCTCCCTCTCCGCCGCGCTGGGCAAGTTCTACCCGCTCCTCGGCCGCGTCCGCCCCTGCCCGGACGGCGGCGGGTACGAGTTCTTCTTGCCCGCgggaggagggggtggcggtgACACCGTCGAGCTCACCGTCGCCGAGAGCGAGGATGATTTCGACGAGCTCTCCGGCGACGGGCCCCGCGACGTCGCCCGGCTCTACTCGCTCGTGCCGCGGCTTCCGGTGGTTGAGGGGAGCGGGGACGGCGGGTTCGCGCTCGCCGCGGTCCAGGTGACCGTGTTCGCCGGGCGCGGGGTCGCCGTCGGCGTGTCGATCCACCACGTCGCCTGCGATGACTCCAGCTACATGCATTTCGTCAAGACCTGGGCCGGCCACTGCCGCCTGGCCTCtggtggggaggacgccggcgCCGCGCTGCCGCCCCCGCCTTTCCTGGACCGCGCGGTCATCGCGGACCCCCGAGGGCTTGCCGCCAGGACGCTCGACGAAATGCGGCAGCTGGCGGCCAACgggcctcctcctccacccccGGCGCCGGTAGGCCCGCCGCCCAAGCTGGTCATTCGGTCGTTCACGCTGGCCCGCGGCTGCATCGACAAGCTGAAGCAGCGCGTGGCGGCCGACGCCAAGGACGCGACCACCCACTGCTCCGCGTTCACGGTGGCGTGCGCGTTCGCGTGGGCCTGCCTGGCGCGCTCCTGCTCCGCCGACGCCCCCTCCCCCGCCTCCGACGAGCGCGCGCACCTGCTCTTCTCGGTGGAGTGCCGGCGCCGCCTGTCCCCGCCGGTGCCGCAGGAGTACCTGGGCAACTGCCTGCGGCCCTGCTTCGTGGAGGTCAGCACGCGCGACCTGCTCGGCGCGGACGGGGTgacggccgccgccgcggcgatcGGCGCGGCCATCCGGGCGCTGGACGGGGACGGCGTGCTGGCGGGCGCCGAGGGGTGGTTCCAGAAGATCCTGTCGCTGGTGCCGCGGCGGCCCATGTCCGTGGGCGGCTCGCCGCGGTACGGCGTGTACGACACCGACTTCGGGCTGGGGCGGCCGAGCAAGGTGGAGCTGGTGTCCATCGACAAGACCCCCGGCACGGTGTCGCTGGCCGAGGGCACCGACGGGCAGCGCGGCATCGAGGTCGGCGTGGCGCTGCCGGAGGCCGACATGGCGCGGTTCGCCGCATCCTTCTCCGACGGCCTGCAGCAGCTATGA